The following proteins are co-located in the Manihot esculenta cultivar AM560-2 chromosome 7, M.esculenta_v8, whole genome shotgun sequence genome:
- the LOC110619052 gene encoding uncharacterized protein LOC110619052, with protein MDAKACSFKPERENYEYFQELEDDEDEALSLCDLPLNSEEAAAYSVWDGFSMEDQNSSLDQEFFEFFSENFTSSSAYPKDNIISCGKLIPYKEENVDDKAENSEKLPSKAKEANTNSTFTWKSYSLNKLRSSSLKIIHENSYTTWKTNCQGPSPGKNVDKYTFPMRKVSFVASPTKSRWQLFTFRMGRYPIEMELNDIKTRQNKLSDDKIRRSMKSPAKSKKSRLDDQLAEKREKSWWGLLSILGCKSYDANAMVKASLSCIPSEKRSFKLTDGKNLNRV; from the coding sequence ATGGATGCAAAGGCATGCAGCTTCAAGCCAGAGAGAGAGAATTATGAGTACTTTCAAGAGCTTGAAGATGATGAAGACGAAGCACTCTCTCTTTGTGATCTTCCATTGAATAGCGAAGAAGCAGCAGCTTATTCTGTTTGGGATGGTTTCTCCATGGAAGATCAAAACTCATCACTTGATCAAGAGTTTTTCGAATTCTTCAGTGAAAATTtcacttcttcttctgcttaccCTAAAGATAATATCATCTCCTGTGGAAAGCTTATTCCATATAAAGAAGAAAATGTAGATGACAAGGCAGAGAACTCAGAGAAATTACCCAGTAAGGCTAAAGAGGCTAATACAAACTCCACCTTCACTTGGAAATCATattctttaaataaattaagaagCTCTTCGCTGAAGATCATACACGAAAATAGTTACACAACATGGAAGACTAATTGTCAAGGGCCGTCGCCGGGAAAGAATGTTGATAAATATACTTTTCCGATGAGAAAAGTATCATTCGTGGCGAGTCCGACGAAGTCAAGGTGGCAATTGTTTACATTTAGAATGGGAAGATACCCAATAGAGATGGAGCTAAATGACATCAAGACAAGGCAAAACAAGCTAAGTGATGATAAAATAAGGCGGAGCATGAAGAGTCCGGCGAAGTCGAAGAAGTCCAGATTAGACGATCAATTGGctgagaaaagagagaaaagttgGTGGGGTTTGCTTAGCATTTTGGGATGCAAGAGTTATGATGCAAACGCCATGGTTAAGGCTTCATTGAGTTGCATACCGAGTGAGAAGAGAAGTTTCAAATTGACTGATGGCAAAAACTTAAACCGAGTCTAG
- the LOC110618526 gene encoding uncharacterized protein LOC110618526: protein MARAALLHLLRSQTKSLSSCYHPCRFGTRSHIWSAKPEFNSPIQIAASQKRWASQARTTDDETRISIGPRKGKEAGEDEKETGVVYYGPISSTIKKVKLLSLSTCCLSVSLGPVITFMTSPDMNVILKGAVASSVIFLSASTTAALHWFVSPYIHKLKWHPGSDIFEVEMMSWLATYIPKTIKFADIRPPETNRPFVTFKANGNFYFVDTEHCHNKALLARLTPKKPQHESAFKNL, encoded by the exons ATGGCGAGAGCGGCCCTTCTTCACTTGCTTCGATCTCAAACCAAAAGCCTCTCATCAT GCTATCATCCTTGTAGGTTTGGCACGAGGTCTCATATTTGGAGTGCCAAACCTGAATTTAACAGTCCCATCCAGATTGCAGCTTCCCAAAAAAGATGGGCATCTCAAGCTAGGACAACAGACGATGAAACTAGGATCAGCATTGGACCACGCAAAGGAAAAGAAGCTGGGGAGGATGAGAAAGAGACTGGAGTGGTTTATTATGGTCCAATCTCATCGACCATCAAGAAAGTAAAACTACTGTCCCTTTCAACCTGCTGTCTATCCGTATCCTTGGGTCCTGTCATAACCTTTATGACATCTCCTGATATGAACGTCATCTTGAAGGGTGCTGTCGCGTCTTCAGTGATATTCTTGAGTGCCTCAACAACTGCTGCCCTCCATTGGTTTGTTAGCCCCTATATTCACAAGCTTAAATGGCATCCTGGCTCGGACATTTTTGAGGTGGAGATGATGTCCTGGCTAGCGACGTACATTCCAAAGACTATTAAGTTTGCTGATATTCGGCCACCGGAGACTAATAGGCCTTTTGTGACATTTAAGGCCAATGGGAATTTCTACTTTGTTGACACAGAGCATTGTCATAACAAGGCATTGCTGGCTAGATTGACACCAAAGAAACCTCAACATGAGTCAGCTTTCAAAAACTTGTGA
- the LOC110618410 gene encoding transcription factor GTE6: protein MMEPLSSSIPDFGNFTMGNSEGNFVEAEGFKHRVDDLFHKVDKLEQRVNEVEQFYLNVSKKQQTGGSKGSSIVKDKDKERHVPSIRKQQQDALKREAAATKRMQELMRQFGTILRQITQHKWAWPFMNPVDVKGLGLHDYYEIIDKPMDFSTIKNQMEAKDGTGYKNVREICADVRLVFKNAMKYNVEKSDVHVMAKTLLAKFEEKWLQLLPKVTEEEKRREMEEAEAQLDMQLAQEAVHAKMARELSNELYEIDMHLDELRDMVVQKCRKMSTEEKRKLGAALTRLSPEDLTKALEIVAQNNPGFQAMAEEVDLDIDAQSESTLWRLKFFVKDALEVQGKNAASTGANNNNNSNTTATNNNNSNNKRKKEIFEAIAKTAKKKSKKAST from the exons ATG ATGGAACCATTAAGTTCGTCAATTCCAGATTTTGGGAATTTCACAATGGGAAATTCTGAAGGTAATTTTGTGGAAGCTGAGGGTTTCAAGCATCGTGTCGATGATCTTTTCCACAAGGTTGATAAG TTGGAGCAAAGAGTGAATGAGGTTGAACAGTTTTACTTGAATGTAAGCAAAAAGCAACAAACTGGAGGTTCAAAAGGTAGCTCAATTGTGAAGGATAAAGACAAGGAGAGACATGTACCTAGCATAAGGAAGCAGCAACAAGATGCGTTGAAAAGGGAGGCAGCTGCTACAAAGAGAATGCAAGAGCTTATGCGTCAATTTGGCACAATATTGCGCCAG ATCACGCAGCACAAGTGGGCTTGGCCCTTTATGAATCCTGTTGATGTCAAAGGTCTTGGTTTACATGACTATTATGAG ATTATTGACAAGCCCATGGACTTCAGTactataaaaaatcaaatggaGGCGAAGGATGGTACTGGATATAAGAATGTTAGGGAGATATGCGCTGATGTGAGGTTGGTTTTCAAGAATGCAATGAAATATAATGTTGAAAAAAGTGATGTTCACGTTATGGCTAAAACCTTGCTGGCAAAATTTGAGGAGAAGTGGCTACAACTTCTGCCCAAAGTCACTGAAGAG GAGAAAAGACGAGAAATGGAGGAAGCAGAGGCTCAGTTGGACATGCAACTTGCTCAGGAAGCTGTTCATGCTAAAATGGCAAGGGAGTTGAGTAATGAG CTTTATGAGATTGATATGCATTTGGATGAACTTAGAGACATGGTTGTTCAAAAGTGCAG AAAAATGTCTACTGAAGAGAAACGAAAGCTTGGGGCAGCTCTCACAAGATTGTCTCCTGAAGATCTCACTAAAGCATTGGAGATTGTTGCTCAAAATAATCCCGGTTTTCAAGCTATGGCAGAAGAGGTGGACCTTGATATTGATGCCCAG AGTGAATCTACTCTGTGGAGGTTAAAATTTTTTGTGAAAGATGCTCTGGAAGTTCAGGGCAAAAATGCAGCAAGTACAGGGGCCAATAATAACAACAACAGCAACACCACCGCCACCAACAATAACAATAGCAACAATAAACGAAAAAAGGAGATTTTTGAGGCAATTGCGAAGACTGCAAAGAAAAAGAGTAAAAAGGCTTCTACTTAA